Genomic window (Aminivibrio sp.):
GGGCAAACTGTTCAATCGAACTGAAACGGATTTCTACGAGGAGCCTGCCCGTTCCCATCCGCATCGCTCCCTTCGGGCCGCCGCAGCGTACCGTATTTTTACATCATATCACATGGCTCTCTTCATAAAAAAGGGGCCTTCAAGGCCCCTTTCGGTCACGTTTTCATTCAGCTCTTTATAGCCTGGGAGAGCGCATCCGCCCTGTCCGTCCTCTCCCAGGCGGGAAGGGGGTCCAAATCGATCCGGCCCATGTGGCCGTAGGCGGCGAGCCGCCTGTACTGGGGCTTTCTCAGTTCGAGATCCCGGATGATGGCTGCGGGCCGGAAGTCAAAATTTTTCCTGACCAGGGCCGTGATCTCCTCGTCAGTGACGCCCTTCGAAGTCCCCCGGGTTTCCACCATGACGGAAACAGGCTCGGCCACGCCGATGGCATAGGCCACCTGGACGAGGCACTGGTCGGCCAGTCCCGCAGCGACCACGTTCTTGGCCACGTACCGGGCCATGTAGGCGCCGGAACGGTCCACCTTGGTGGGGTCCTTGCCGGAGAAAGCGCCGCCGCCGTGGGGCACCCAGCTTCCGTAGGTATCCACGATGATTTTCCTTCCGGTGAGCCCCGTATCGGCCATGGGACCACCCTTTTCGAACCGCCCGGAGGGGTTCACCAGGATCCTTGTTTTTCCGTTCATCAGGTATTTCGGCACCACGGGGCTGATCACATGCTCGATGATATCCGCCCGGATCTCCTCGTTCGTCGCCTCCGGATGGTGCTGGGCGGAGACNNNNNNNNNNNNNNNNNNNNNNNNNNNNNNNNNNNNNNNNNNNNNNN
Coding sequences:
- a CDS encoding methionine adenosyltransferase domain-containing protein — its product is VSAQHHPEATNEEIRADIIEHVISPVVPKYLMNGKTRILVNPSGRFEKGGPMADTGLTGRKIIVDTYGSWVPHGGGAFSGKDPTKVDRSGAYMARYVAKNVVAAGLADQCLVQVAYAIGVAEPVSVMVETRGTSKGVTDEEITALVRKNFDFRPAAIIRDLELRKPQYRRLAAYGHMGRIDLDPLPAWERTDRADALSQAIKS